The window GTAAAAACCTTAGAAGAAATAAAAACTATTTTAGAAAAACTTAAACCTGAACTGAAGCAAAAATATAAGATTAAGGAGATAGGAGTTTTTGGCTCGTATGTTAAAGGCGAACAAAGGAAGAAAAGTGATTTAGATATTCTTGTTGAGTTTTACGAGAAACCAGATCTCTTCACTTACATTGAAATTGAGGATTTTTTATCTAAGAAGTTAAAAGTTAAAGTAGACCTTGTTATGAAATCAGCACTTAAACCTTATATTGGTAAAATTATCTTGGAAGAGGTTGAATATATATGAGAAAGAAGGAGGCAAATGGGGATGAATAGAGAACAGGCCCAAAATTTAATAGTTAAGATATTTGAAAATCAGTTTGATAAGAATATTTTCATCACTTTTCTTAAAAACCTTTTGAAATCTTTTGAAGAGAAAACTTTTGTTTATCAAGGCAATTTCATTCCTGACGCTTTTGGCCCTTATGTGAGTTTCTTGGAAAGGATTGGTAAATATACCTATGATGACAAAGAAATTGATTTGCTGATTGTACAATTAAAGAAAGAAACCTCCCTTGAGCGGGCAAGAACATTGCAGAGGAATTTTATTGCCTGGTATTTAAAAGGCTCAAGGGGTGGAAAATTAAAAGATGCTGCACTTGTTGCCTTTGTATCTCCTGATTCAGAGGACTGGAGATTTTCCCTTGTGAAAATAGACTATCGCTTTGAAGAGACACCGACTGGCAAGATTAAAGTTAAAGAGGAATTCACACCAGCAAAAAG is drawn from Candidatus Aenigmatarchaeota archaeon and contains these coding sequences:
- a CDS encoding nucleotidyltransferase family protein — encoded protein: VKTLEEIKTILEKLKPELKQKYKIKEIGVFGSYVKGEQRKKSDLDILVEFYEKPDLFTYIEIEDFLSKKLKVKVDLVMKSALKPYIGKIILEEVEYI